The proteins below come from a single Polynucleobacter necessarius genomic window:
- the nuoF gene encoding NADH-quinone oxidoreductase subunit NuoF, with the protein MTSLHDRHIKPLILAGLNGENWRLKDYESRGGYQQLRCLINDKVAPDAIIAELKASSLRGRGGAGFPTGLKWSFMPRQFPGQKYLVCNSEEGEPGTFKDRDIMRYNPHALIEGMIIGAYTMGISAGYNYIHGEIWEVYSRFEEALEEARAAGYLGDKILGSDFSFQLHAAPCWGAYICGEETALLESLEGKKGQPRFKPPFPASFGLYGKPTTINNTETFAAVPFILAIGGQAYLDLGKPNNGGTKIFSVSGDVVHPGNYEIPLGTPFAELLKLAGGMRDGKAIKAVIPGGSSAPVIPGAQMMDLTMDYDSIAKAGSMLGSGAVIVMNETRCMVRALERLSYFYHEESCGQCTPCREGTGWLWRIVHRIEHGQGRPEDLDLLNDVAANIQGRTICALGDAAAMPVRGMLKHYMDEFAYHVEHKRCLDSAKPL; encoded by the coding sequence ATGACCAGTTTGCACGATCGTCACATTAAGCCATTGATTCTTGCGGGATTGAATGGTGAGAACTGGCGCTTAAAAGATTACGAAAGTCGTGGAGGCTATCAACAGTTACGTTGCTTGATTAACGACAAGGTGGCTCCAGACGCCATTATTGCGGAATTAAAAGCTTCTTCACTGCGTGGTCGCGGAGGTGCAGGTTTCCCGACTGGATTGAAGTGGAGTTTTATGCCGCGTCAGTTCCCTGGCCAGAAATATTTGGTATGCAACAGCGAAGAAGGTGAGCCCGGCACATTTAAAGACCGCGACATCATGCGTTACAACCCGCATGCATTGATTGAGGGCATGATTATCGGCGCCTACACTATGGGCATCTCAGCAGGTTACAACTACATCCATGGCGAAATCTGGGAAGTCTATTCCCGCTTTGAAGAGGCCTTGGAGGAAGCGCGTGCTGCAGGGTATCTGGGCGATAAAATTTTAGGCAGCGACTTCTCATTCCAGTTGCATGCAGCTCCATGTTGGGGTGCGTACATCTGCGGTGAAGAGACTGCTTTGCTGGAATCATTGGAGGGTAAAAAGGGTCAGCCTCGCTTTAAGCCGCCATTCCCAGCCAGCTTTGGTTTGTACGGCAAACCAACAACCATTAACAACACCGAAACATTTGCTGCTGTGCCATTTATCTTGGCGATTGGTGGGCAAGCGTACTTAGATCTTGGTAAGCCTAATAACGGTGGTACGAAGATTTTCTCCGTCTCTGGCGATGTAGTGCATCCCGGTAATTATGAAATTCCACTAGGCACACCGTTTGCTGAGCTTCTCAAGTTGGCGGGTGGCATGCGTGACGGAAAAGCTATCAAGGCAGTTATCCCAGGCGGCTCATCGGCCCCCGTCATTCCAGGTGCCCAGATGATGGATCTGACCATGGATTACGACAGTATTGCCAAGGCAGGCTCAATGTTGGGTTCTGGTGCGGTCATCGTTATGAATGAAACGCGTTGCATGGTGCGCGCATTAGAACGCTTATCGTATTTCTATCACGAAGAATCTTGCGGACAATGTACGCCTTGCCGTGAAGGTACTGGCTGGTTGTGGCGCATTGTTCATCGTATAGAACATGGCCAAGGTCGACCTGAGGATTTGGATTTGCTCAACGATGTAGCAGCCAATATCCAAGGTCGTACGATTTGCGCCTTGGGTGATGCAGCGGCAATGCCAGTGCGTGGCATGTTGAAACATTACATGGATGAATTTGCGTATCACGTAGAACATAAGCGTTGCTTAGATTCTGCTAAACCTTTGTAA
- the nuoE gene encoding NADH-quinone oxidoreductase subunit NuoE → MTTTLQLSEKTLADIARNVAKYPSEQKQSAVMASLIAAQTEVGWVSPEVIATVAQILEMPTIAVEEVATFYNMYNTKPIGKYKLVICTNLPCQLTHGETAATYLKETLGIGFNETTPCGTFTLKEGECMGACGDSPVMLVNDKRMCSFMSKEKIDALLNELRAEGKAA, encoded by the coding sequence ATGACAACAACGCTTCAACTATCCGAAAAAACGCTGGCAGATATTGCCCGTAACGTCGCTAAATATCCATCTGAGCAAAAGCAATCTGCTGTAATGGCATCGTTGATTGCCGCTCAAACTGAAGTGGGTTGGGTATCCCCTGAGGTAATCGCTACCGTTGCGCAAATATTAGAAATGCCAACGATTGCAGTAGAAGAAGTAGCAACGTTTTACAACATGTATAACACCAAGCCCATTGGGAAGTACAAGTTGGTGATCTGTACAAATTTACCGTGTCAATTAACGCACGGTGAAACTGCGGCAACTTACCTCAAAGAAACGTTGGGCATTGGTTTCAATGAAACTACGCCTTGCGGTACCTTTACATTAAAAGAGGGTGAGTGCATGGGTGCGTGCGGCGACTCACCAGTCATGTTGGTTAATGACAAGCGTATGTGTAGTTTTATGAGTAAAGAAAAGATTGATGCTCTTTTGAATGAGTTGCGTGCAGAAGGAAAGGCGGCATGA